The following proteins are encoded in a genomic region of Thermothielavioides terrestris NRRL 8126 chromosome 5, complete sequence:
- a CDS encoding glycosyltransferase family 57 protein (CAZy_ID 269855): MAGPSPSPHKPRRKAKRSADPTSSFGNSGSVRPVETLVRAPAFPLAAFLWPARGTVSQWELLPLILMAAGLFRWAAGLWGYSGFERPPMFGDYEAQRHWMEVTTQLPISQWYFHDLEWWGLDYPPLTAYHSWLCGKIGSLIDPSWFALFSSRGSHDPALKVFMRATVIVSEYLIYVPAVVIFVRRYSRLSGLTNWSAAVALVAILMQPATILIDHVHFQYNTVMLGFVVASMSSMLAGRNLWAAVFFVAALGFKQMALYYAFSVFTYLLGNCIFPRVNIPRFVAIAAVTAASFAILLLPLVVGALYDVRRGIDSRPDIDGPRPPLPLFQGLAVYLDTEAFYYPVVEQLVQMVHRIFPFARGLFEDKVANFWCALNVVIKLKKYPAPLLQRGALLATLASILPPNLVLFLRPRKDLLPLAFAATAWGFFLFSYQVHEKSVLLPLMPMTLLLAGSHGLSKSTRAWVGFANILGCWTMFPLLQRVDLAMPYTVLTLLWAYLLGLPPTSLGVYLQETGNTWSHWATVFIHGSFYLAMAFWHVLALVLSPPPDKPDLWVVANVGVGAAGFSLCYLWCLWRLLNESEILPRSWFRRKEKAKVQ, from the exons ATGGCCGggccttcgccttctccgcACAAACCAAGGCGCAAGGCCAAGCGGAGCGCCGATCCGACGAGCAGCTTTGGCAATTCCGGTTCCGTCCGCCCCGTCGAGACGCTTGTTCGTGCGCCTGCATTCCccctcgccgccttcctctGGCCCGCGAGGGGCACCGTGTCGCAATGGGAGCTACTGCCGCTGATACTGATGGCTGCCGGCCTCTTCCGGTGGGCTGCCGGACTGTGGGGTTATTCAG GCTTCGAGAGACCGCCCATGTTTGGCGACTACGAGGCCCAAAGACATTGGATGGAAGTCACCACGCAGCTTCCCATCTCGCAGTGGTACTTCCACGACCTGGAGTGGTGGGGCCTCGACTACCCGCCCCTGACAGCCTACCACAGCTGGCTCTGCGGCAAGATCGGCTCACTTATCGACCCGTCCTGGTTTGCCCTCTTCTCATCCCGCGGCTCGCATGACCCAGCACTCAAGGTGTTTATGAGGGCCACGGTGATCGTGTCGGAATACCTGATCTATGTTCCCGCCGTGGTTATCTTTGTGCGCCGCTACAGCAGACTGAGCGGCCTCACCAACTGGTCTGCCGCGGTCGCCCTGGTCGCTATCTTGATGCAGCCAGCCACGATCCTCATCGACCATGTCCACTTCCAGTACAACACCGTGATGCTCGGGTTCGTCGTGGCAAGCATGTCCAGCAtgctcgccggccgcaaCCTCTGGGCCGccgtcttcttcgtcgccgccctcgggtTCAAGCAGATGGCTCTGTACTACGCCTTCTCGGTGTTCACCTACCTCTTGGGCAACTGCATATTTCCGCGCGTCAACATTCCGCGCTTCGTCGCAATCGCAGCCGTTACTGCCGCGTCGTTTGCGATCCTGTTGTTgccgctcgtcgtcggcgctcTCTACGATGTGAGGCGCGGGATCGATTCGCGCCCGGACATTGACGGGCCTCGCCCACCGCTTCCGCTATTCCAGGGACTGGCCGTCTACTTGGACACCGAGGCGTTTTACTACCCAGTCGTCGAGCAGTTGGTCCAGATGGTGCACCGCATCTTCCCCTTCGCCCGCGGCCTGTTCGAGGACAAGGTCGCCAACTTCTGGTGCGCCTTGAACGTGGTGATCAAGCTCAAGAAGTACCCCGCCCCGTTGCTGCAGCGGGGTGCGCTGCTCGCCACGCTGGCCTCCATCCTTCCTCCGAATCTCGTGCTGTTCTTGCGACCGAGAAAGGACCTGCTGCCCCTGGCCttcgcggcgacggcgtggGGATTCTTCCTGTTCAGCTACCAGGTTCACGAAAAGAGCGTCTTGCTCCCCTTGATGCCCATGACTCTGTTGCTGGCAGGGAGCCACGGACTGAGCAAGAGCACTCGTGCCTGGGTTGGCTTTGCTAACATACTCGGCTGTTGGACCATGTTCCCCTTGTTGCAGCGCGTGGACCTGGCAATGCCATACACGGTCCTGACGCTCCTCTGGGCGTACCTCTTGGGCCTGCCGCCGACTTCGCTAGGCGTCTACTTGCAAGAAACCGGCAATACTTGGAGCCACTGGGCCACGGTGTTTATCCACGGCTCGTTTTATCTCGCAATGGCGTTTTGGCACGTCTTGGCGCTGGTCCTGTCTCCGCCTCCCGACAAGCCGGATTTGTGGGTGGTGGCCAACGTGGGCGTTGGGGCTGCTGGCTTCTCCTTGTGCTATTTGTGGTGTCTATGGAGGTTGTTGAACGAGAGCGAAATCCTCCCCAGGTCATGGTTCAGGAGGAAGGAGAAAGCCAAAGTTCAATAA